CCTACCGTAACCGGCATCTGGGAACGGTTCGCTCCGCCGATACCGAGCCGGTTCTTCATCCGAAGACCCAGGCGGTCGTCCGGTATCTTAACGACAACTACCAGAAGGCCTTAACGCTGCCCGAGATAGCGGAGGCGTTCCGAATCAGTCCGCACTATCTCAGCCGGCTGTTCAAACAGACAACGGGGTTTACCTTTAGCGATTATCTTAATCTGCTTCGGGTCAAGGAAGCGCAGCGGCTGTTGCGGGAGAGTGATGATCCCATCACGGATATCGCCATGCGCTCGGGATTCAGTAACTTCTCCCACTTTGGTAAGATGTTCAAGCGGGCGGTTCAGATGTCGCCGAGGCAATATCGGCAGCAGTATCGAATGCGAAGTTAGAGGGATATGGCTATGTCTTCTTTCTGGCTCACTAGAAAAAGCTGAATTGAAATAGATAGTCTCTATTTTACTACAGCGAGGAGCTAGCCCTGATTTTGTGTATGACTCAGATTTTCTGCGCTTCCTGCCGAATGAGGCCGCGCAGCGTGCGTATTGCATCAATGAAAAAGATTATGCGCGTGCCGTCGCGCCTATTCGAGAGTCTGTTATTTTTGGGCCCCTTTCGGGTACGGGAGCATGACAACCAATCAACTCTATGCGAGAAGGGGTAATAGAGGCTGTAGCCCTAGTCCCTAATAGAGGCACCACATTCATCGAATTGGATCAGCCCGTGACTGTGGTGCTTTTTGGTGTGCATATGGTATCTTGGAATTGAACGGAAAACGCCATGTTTAATAGATTCGTTGAGAGGATCGACAGTCAAAATGAAAACAAAAATACAAGAGTTGCCGCTGTCGCCGGGCGTATATCTCATGAGAGATTCGCGGGGAACGGTCATTTACGTTGGCAAATCCAAAAGTCTCAAGAAGAGAGTGCAGTCGTATTTTTACAACAATAAATCGCACTCCCCAAAAGTGAAGAAGCTGGTTCAGCATATCAAAGACCTGGAGCATATCGTCACCGACACGGAGTTTGAGGCGTTCATGCTGGAATGCAGGCTCATTCAGGACTTAAAGCCGATGTATAACCGCAAGATGAAAAATCCGCTAGGTTATAGTTATATCGTATTGCGGCAAAAGCGAGATTGGCGATGGCTGGAAATTACAGATACACTGGATGAAGGTGGTCACGACTGCTCTCGTTTTTTCGGCCCCTATACAGCCAGCAGACATAGTCTTGAACATGCAGTGCAAAAGGTTAAGGAATGCTGTAAAATCGCCTGTAATCATACACCTGCCGCTTCTTCGGCAAATACTCCCTGCTTAAATTATTCGATTGGCCTCTGTCTTGGTAAGTGTCTTGGCGGCGAAACCGGGCGGCAATTTGATGAAATCATGGATCGATTCATTGCTCTGCTTCAGGGGGACGACCGAAGTTTATATGATGAAATGGAGCGCAACATGCTCGACGCCGCAGAGCGTTTCGATTTTGAGCAGGCTGCAAAATACAGGGACGGCATGGAGGCGGTGAACTTTCTCTTAAGTAAACGGCATGTGATCGAGTTCGCTGAAGAGAATCACAGCATCGTTGTCTACGAGTATCTAGACGAAGATACGATCAAGTTATTTCTGATTAAGGGGAACGTTGTGCTGCACAGCGAGCGATGCTCTGTGGCTACCACAGTGGACATGGAATCGTTGAGGCAGAGGGTCAAAGCCTTGATTCTCAGCTATTTCACGAGGGATATGGAATGCGATGCTACCGAGGTTACCCGGGAAGATATCGATGCTGCACAAATCATCTACAGCTATTTGCAGAGCAGTGCCTGCAGCTATCTTGTTCTTCAGGATTCATGGATCGAAGAGGGTGGGGAGCCTGATATGGAGGCTGCACTGCGGAATTTTTTGAATAACTATGTTGTGTCATCTTAATGATCATGAACCGGGTTGCTACAGCCCGGTTTTTTATTATCAATAAATTTCCAACCTTCTAAACTCAAGATGAGTTGGATCTCATTTCAAAAAGACGTTCCCGAATGATCAAGG
Above is a window of Paenibacillus sp. FSL K6-1330 DNA encoding:
- a CDS encoding GIY-YIG nuclease family protein; translation: MKTKIQELPLSPGVYLMRDSRGTVIYVGKSKSLKKRVQSYFYNNKSHSPKVKKLVQHIKDLEHIVTDTEFEAFMLECRLIQDLKPMYNRKMKNPLGYSYIVLRQKRDWRWLEITDTLDEGGHDCSRFFGPYTASRHSLEHAVQKVKECCKIACNHTPAASSANTPCLNYSIGLCLGKCLGGETGRQFDEIMDRFIALLQGDDRSLYDEMERNMLDAAERFDFEQAAKYRDGMEAVNFLLSKRHVIEFAEENHSIVVYEYLDEDTIKLFLIKGNVVLHSERCSVATTVDMESLRQRVKALILSYFTRDMECDATEVTREDIDAAQIIYSYLQSSACSYLVLQDSWIEEGGEPDMEAALRNFLNNYVVSS